The Fusobacterium pseudoperiodonticum DNA window AGAATAATAGTTTCTAATGGAATGATATTATATGCTTTAACTAGAAAGGATGGTGGAAGTCGTGGATAAAAATAATAAAGTAAAAAACTTTATATTGGATAACAGTGTTCCAATACTTATACTTATTATGGTAGCTATAATGTTTCCACTTTCTGGTTTGAGTGGAGATTATTTAGTTCGTGAAATGATAGAAAGAATTTCAAGAAACCTATTTTTAATATTATCTTTATTAATACCAATAGTTGCAGGAATGGGGTTAAACTTTGGTATAGTCTTAGGAGCTATGGGAGGTCAACTTGCCTTAATTCTTGTTACTAACTGGCACATTATGGGATTACAAGGTGTATTTTTAGCAATGATACTTTCTATGCCATTTTCAATTTTACTTGGATATGTTGGAGGAGTAATATTAAATAGAGCCAAAGGTAAAGAAATGATAACTTCTATGATTTTAGGATACTTTATCAATGGTGTTTACCAACTTGTAGTTCTATATTCAATGGGAAAAATTATTCCAGTTAGTGATAGAACACTTTTACTATCTTCAGGTAGAGGTATAAAAAATACAGTGGATTTAACAGAGATTTCAAAAGCAGTAGACAATGCTATTCCTTTAAAAATATTTGGTTATGATATCCCTGTTCTAACATTACTTTTCATAGTTGGACTATGTTTCTTTATCATTTGGTTCAGAAAAACAAAATTAGGACAAGATATGAGAGCTGTTGGACAAGACATGGAAGTATCTAAGTCAGCAGGGATAGAAGTAAATAAAGTTAGAATTTACTCAATAGTTATCTCAACTGTCTTAGCAGGTATAGGACAAGTAATATATCTTCAAAATTTAGGAACAATAAACACATATAATTCACACGAACAAATAGGAATGTTCTCAGTTGCAGCTCTACTAATAGGGGGAGCTTCTGTAGCAAGAGCAACTATTCCTAATGCAATAGGTGGGGTAATTCTATTCCATACTATGTTCGTTGTTGCACCAAGAGCAGGAAAAGAATTAATGGGTTCTTCACAAATAGGAGAATATTTCAGAGTATTTATTTCTTACGGAATTATAGCTCTTGTTCTTATTATCTATGAATGGAGAAGAAAGAAAGAAAAAGAAAGAGAAAGAGAAAAAGCAATAGGATTTTAAAAAGTGAGGTAGAAGATGAAACATACATTAAAAGTAGCTATTATAGTTTTAATTCTTGTTGTGATTTCAGTAATTCTTTTTGTTACAGGAAAGAGACATGATATTCTAATTGAAAATAATTCAATGGCAGGAATTAAATACAGTATAAATGGAGAGCCATACAAGACATTAGATGCTGGTAAAAAAGCTCTAGGTATATCAAAGGGAATAGGAAATGTAATTTTCATAAAAACAGCAGATAATAAAGTTATAGAAAAAGAACTTCCTTCTAAGGATATAAATCTTTTTATCAATCAAGCTATAAATAATAGTGATGATTGGTATAAAGAAAATGTAAAATAACAGCAATTTTCTATTGGTATATAAAGGAATTTGTATTTTTGAATATTTTGTGCTATAATAACCAAGTAGAATTTTTACTTAAATACATATTCTAAAATAAAATAAAAAGGAGAATGCTACAATATAGTAACTTAGAATAGGTATGTGTACCGATGCTAGTCGGGAATTTAGGACTACAAAGAAGGTAGTAATAATAATTTAGTAGCAAACTGTATGAAGAAATATTTACTAGCAGTTGTTTTTCTATGCTTGTCAATTCTTTCTTATTCTAATGATACAGAGGCCCTAGATCAAGATACCAACACTGGTATTATTACCCAAGCAAAAGATTTTGCTAAAGTAAAAGGTAAATCAAAAAAACAAATATTTATCGATACTCTTATTCCAACTATCGAAAAGATAAGAACTAAGATAGCTGAGGATAAGGAATATGTAAAAACTCTTATAGAGAAAGAAATCTTAACAGCAGAAGAAAAATTATATTTAGAGGAGATGTACACTAAATATAGAGTAAAATCTAAATCTAAAACAGAATTAGTACACAAGATGGTGGTTCCACCAACATCATTTATACTAGGGCAGGCCTCATTGGAAAGTGGTTGGGGAAATTCTAAACTTGCAAAAGAAGGAAATAATCTATTTGCAGTTAGATCGTCTTTAAGAGATCCAGAAAAAACAGTATATCTAGGACCTAACCAATACTACAAGAGATATGAAAGCTTAGAAGAATCACTAATGGACTATGTGATGACTTTATCAAGACATTCTAGTTATTCTAATTTAAGAAAAGCAATTAATAATGGAGAACAAACAATAGTTCTTATCAAACATTTAGGAAATTATTCTGAAATGAAAAATCTTTATGAGCAAAGATTAACTCAGATAATTACAAAAAATAATTTATTTAAATACGATAACTAAAAGAAAAAGGATTTAGACTTTACTAAGAAGTCTAAATCTTTTTTTTGTGATATAATAAAAATATTGAGATGCTTATTGCTAGGAGGAAAAAATTGTGGAATTAGTTCATATAGAAAATCCTAATTTTGAAATAATGCAAAAGATTATAGAGTTGGAAGAAAGTGCCTTTGAGGGAGCAGGAAATGTAGACCTTTGGATAATAAAAGCCCTTATAAGATATGGTATGGTTTTTGTTGTAAAAGAAGGAGATAAAATAGTATGTATAGTTGAATATATGCAAATTTTTAATAAAAAATCTCTTTTTCTTTATGGAATATCAACTTTAAAAGAATACAGACATAAGGGTTATGCAAACTTTATCTTAAACGAAACTGAAAAAATCTTAAAAGATTTAGGATATACTGAAATAGAATTGACTGTTGCACCAGAAAATCAAATAGCGATAGATTTGTATAAGAAACATGGCTATAAACAAGAAAGCTTTTTAAAAGATGAGTATGGTACAGGTGTTGACAGATTTATGATGAAAAAAATTCTATAAAATTATATGAAAAATATATAATTTTTAGAAAACTCTTCTATAATAAAAATTTTTTATTACAATAAAAATATGTTACAATGAAATATAAATAATTTTTTGATGGGAGTGAGAAAATGGAAGCAAAAAAAGAATTTTTAAGAATGATAAATGAATGTGATGAAATAGCTTTAGCTACTAGTATACATGATATGCCAAATGTTAGAATAGTAAATTACTACTACGATCAAGACAATAATATTATGTATTTTGCTACATATAAAGGTAGAGAAAAAATAAGTGAATTCTGGAAAAATAATAATGTTGCATTTACAACTATTCCTACAAAAAAAGGAGTTAGAGAACAAGTAAGAGCAAGAGGACATGTTAGAGAAAGTGAAAAAACTATAATAGATTTAAGAGAAGAATTTTCTAATAAAATGTCAGATTTTGCTGATATAATAGATAAATATTCTGAAGAATTAAAAGTCTATGAAATAAGATTTACAGAAGCAACTGTAACATTAGATAGCAGAACTTATGAAAAAATAAGTTTATAGAAAATTTTCTTTGAGAGATTATAATTTCTACTTAAATATAACGATTACTTGCCAGCCTATAATGGTTCTAGAGCTCCACAAAGGCTCTTTCACCATTATAGGACGTCGCAGTAATCTTTTTTTATGCTATTAGTTATTTATTTCAAAGAAAATTTCTAATGATTAATTGAAATGTAACTCACTTATTCTTATTTTGGAGCTAGGAGTAGAAAAAGGATGCTTGACAATTAAAATAAAATAAATTATAATAGGCACTATAAAAAAATAAAAGGAGAGAATTCTATGTCAAAATTAATTAATTACAATGTAGCTGTAGTAAAACCCATAGTTCCCTAAGAGGGATTTGTGTTTAGTTAATTTTGAACTAGGTGCAAGTCCAATTTTTGTTTTCAATATTTTGGACTGAGCCTATGGGATTTAATAATATATATTATATGACCATTAGGACAAAATCTTAATGGTTTTTTTATTTCATAATGTCTAAAATATCTTAGAAAAATAGTTCATTACTAGCCAGATTTCTTAACAGATAAAAATTAAGAATTCGCTGTAATTTTGGCAAACTCACTATCGTTCAGACACGCCAAGAATTACTCGGCTCATTCTGTTTAATTTTTATCTTAAAATCTGGAATGTAACTCACTTATTTTTCTAATTCATACTTATTAAAAGGTATTATGAATTTAATTTTTTGGGAGGTTATCATGGCAAGTTATGAGATTTTTATAACGTTTGGAATTTATTTAGTATTTTTAATGGCGATAGGTGTATATTTTTACAGTAAGACTACAACTCATGAATCTTATGTTTTAGGAGATAGAGGAGTAGGATATTGGGTTACTGCAATGTCAGCTCAAGCGAGTGATATGAGTGGTTGGCTACTTTTAGGTCTACCAGGTGCAGTATATACAAGTGGACTTACAGAAATTTGGGTAGTAATTGGATTAGCTTTAGGAACTTATCTTAACTGGAAATTCGTTGCACCAGCTTTAAGAGTGCAAACTGAAAAATATAATTCTCTTACAGTACCTTCATTTATTTCACAAAAATTGAATGATAATAAGGGATATATAAGAACATTTTCAGCAATAGTAATCCTATTTTTCTTTACTATATACTCAGCTTCAGGGCTAGTTGCAAGTGGAAAGCTATTTGACTCTTTACTTGGAATAGATTATAAATGGGGAGTTTTAATAGGTGGAGGAACAATAATTGTTTATACATTTTTAGGTGGATACTTAGCAACTTGTTGGACAGACTTCTTCCAAGGTTGCTTGATGTTCTTTGCAATAATAGTTGTTCCAGTGGCTGCATACTACAGTGGTGGAGGAATAGATGGAATTAGCACTGCAATGGAAGCTAAAGATATTTCTTTAAATATTTTTAAATATACTAAAGTTTGGAGTTTACCAATTATAATATCAGGACTTGGTTGGGGACTTGGATACTTTGGACAACCTCATATAATTGTTAGATTTATGAGTATAGACAGTGCTGATGAACTATGGAAATCAAGACTTATAGCTATGATATGGGTTTTCATTTCACTTTTAGGAGCAATAGCAGTTGGAATAACAGGAATAGGAGTTTTTTCTGATATTTCTCAAATGGGTGGAGATGCTGAAAAGGTATTTATATTCTTAATTCATAAGTTATTTAATCCTTGGATGGCAGGAATACTATTTGCAGCTATCCTATCAGCAATAATGTCAACAATATCTTCTCAACTTTTAGTATCATCAAATACTTTAACAGAAGATTTCTATAAACATATAGTAAAGAGAGAAAAAACTCATAAAGAAATGATATGGGTAGGTAGACTATGTGTAATTGTTATTTTTGTAATAGCAAGTGTTTTAGCGATGAATCCAAGCTCTAAAGTTCTTGAGCTAGTTTCTTATGCTTGGGCAGGTTTTGGTGGAGTTTTCTCACCAGTAATCCTATTTACATTATATAAGAAGGATCTACATTGGAAAACAGTGTTGGCATCTATGATAATAGCAACAATAACAGTTATTGCTTGGAAAACAAGTGGACTAAGCAATACAATCTATGAAATGGTACCAGCTTTTGTCATAAACTCTATCTCTATATACCTATTAGAAAAATTCAAAGTCTTTGGTAATAATGAGAAATAAAACTATTAAAAGTTGTAATTTTAAAATTTTTAAAGTATAATATGATGAGAGATAATAATTTATTTGATATAAAGGGGTTGCCGTGAAGAATAGAGAATATTATACTAATGGAAACTTAAAAGCTGAATATGAAAGGAACGAACGTGGTGAGAAAGAAGGTTACGAACTTCTTTACTACGAAAGTGGAGTTTTAAGAGCTGAGTATCATTACAAGGCTGGTAAATTACATGGTGTTACAAAGGAATACTATGAAAATGGTAATTTAGTTGCTGAAGGTAACTATAGAAATGGTATGCTTGAAGGTTTATCAAGAATCTATTATGAAAGTGGTAAGTTAAAGGCAGAAAGTAGTTATAAAAATGATGCACTTGATGGTCTATGTAAGATGTACTATGAAAGTGGTCAAGTGAAGGCTGAATATTACTATAGAGATGGTAGTCTTGAAAAAACTATTAGCTCACCTAAAGATAATGCCGATGTAAAAGCTGTTGATAATAAAGAGTTTTTTGATGTTGACTACGAAGATGGACAATTAAATTTAAAACTTGATTTAAATACTTTGTTAAAATCTAACTTATCTAAGAAAGATATTTGTAAAATTTCTTATGAAGATAATGAACTAAAGTTAAAGATATATGATGAGGACACAAAAGAAACAAAACAAATTCCTATAGATAAGGAAAAAAATGTTAAAGCTGTCCAAGAAGAAGTTAAGAAATCAGAAACTAAAAAGGTTGAAGCTAAGAAAGAAGAACCAAAAGTTCAAAATCTTGTAAGTCCAAAAAAAGAAACAAAGAAAGATGAATTAGAAATTCCTAGTTTCTTAAAATCAAGATATGAAGATGAGTTAGGATCAGAGCCTGAAATAAAAGAAGCAGAGCCAGAAGCAAAAAGAATATTTGATCCTGAGAATGATTTAGATATTCTTGAAATGGTTAAAACAAAAAGAGAAGAAAAACCAGAGCTTAAGTTTGCAAAAGAAACTGAAAAGAAACCAAAGATAAAAAAGATTATCAAGAAAATAGATTCTGAAGAAGATGAAATTGCTGATATCAGATCAATTTTAGATACAAGCGATATTGATACAGAAGAAGAAATAGTAAGAAATAGAGGGAATAAGGTAAATAAAGGAAAGAAGAAAAGTTCAACTGTAACTGTAGCACCTCCTCCTTCTAGAAAGAAAGACTCTTTAGAAGACCAAAAGAAAAGTGTTTTAAAGATGATATTCTTTACTCTTTTCTTACTTGCTATAGGTATACTTTTCTATTTCCTATATCAAAAATTTACAAGTGAAGATACAGAAAGTCTAATACTTGATAAAAAGGGAACTGTAGCTGAAGCAGATGCAACAGAAGAGACAGATGAAGAAAGTGGAGCTGATACAGAAGGAACTCCAGAAGAAGTAGCAGCAGAAGCTAAAAAAGAAGAAACTAAAGAAGAAACAAAAGCTGAAACTGAAACAAAGGAAAAAGAAGTAACTAAAGATACAAAAGAAAAAGAAAATGCTAAAGCTAAAGAAGAAACTAAAAAAGAAGATAAGAAAGAAGAAGTAGCAAAAAGTAGTGATAGTTCAGATATAAAGAAAATAGATGAAGTTATCAGTCAAGTTATGGATAAGAAAAATCCAGATTATCTATTGAAGTTTAATTCTGAAGAATTAGCACTTATAAGAAATACTTTGTATGCAAGAAGAGGACTTAAATATACTAAAGGAAAATACAAAGATTACTTTGAAGGAAAATCTTGGTATAAACCTTCAGTAACTTCAGGTAAAGATCTTTTACCAGAAAAAGAAGAAAGATTAGTTGAAATCATCAGAAAATATGAAAAGAAAGCTAAAAAATAATAAAATTAGGCTGTTGTAAATATTGCAACAGCCATTTTTGTTGTCTATTATTAATAGTTGTGGTATAATTTTAAAACTAATATAAATATATACGGGGGATTTAAAATGAAAGATATAATATTTTTTTGTTATCCAAGATGTAGCACTTGTCAAAAAGCTAAAAAATGGTTGGAAGAAAACTCAATAAAATTTACTGAAAGAGATATCGTAAAAGATAAACCTACAGAAAAAGAATTAAAAGAATTCTTTAAGAAATCTGGAAAAGAATTAAAGAAATTTTTTAACACAAGTGGTATTTTATACAGAGAATTAGAATTAAAAGATAAGTTACCAGAAATGACAGAAGATGAAATGATAAAACTATTAGCAACTGATGGAAAACTTGTAAAGAGACCAATGATAGTTACAAAAGATTTTGTTTTAAATGGTTTCAAAGAAGAAGAATGGAAAGAAAAATTAAAAAAATAAAATTATTCTAAAAGGGGTATTAAAAAATGTATAATATGATAGATGTTGTAACAGCAGGTTTTGCTTTATTTGCAATGTTATTTGGGGCAGGAAACTTAATATTTCCTCCTATGCTAGGTTATGAATTAGGAAGCAACTGGGGAGTAGCTGCAATAGGATTTATTTTAACAGGAGTAGGAATTCCTCTGATGGGAATAATCGCTTCTGCAAATGCAGGGAAGGATTTGGATAGTTTTTCAAATAAGGTTTCACCTTTATTTGCAAAATTTTATGGAATAGCACTTATTTTATCAATAGGGCCACTTTTGGCTCTACCAAGAACAGGTGCAACAGCTTATGAAGTAACATTTTTCCATGCAGGATTTACAACTTCAACATTTAAATATGTATATTTAATAGTTTATTTCTTATTGGCTTTACTATTTTCACTAAAATCATCAGAAGTTGTGGATAGAGTTGGTAAGATTTTAACTCCTATATTATTAATAGTTTTATTTATAATTTTAGTTAAGGGAGTATTTTTCAATAGCTCAACAATAGCTGAAAAAGTTTATGAATTACCATTTAAAAAAGGTTTTGTAGAAGGTTATCAAACTATGGATGCCTTGGCAGCAATAGTATTCTCTACTGTTATATTAAATGCTATAAGAGGGAAAACTAAACTTACAGAAAAACAAGAATTTTCTTATCTTTTAAAAGTTGGACTTATTGCAGCTTTAGGACTTACAATAGTCTATGCAGGTTTAACATATATTGGAGCAACTTTTGGTGGAACTGAATTAGTTGCTGGAGCTGAAAAAACAGATTTACTTGTAAAAATTTCTATAAATCTTTTAGGAAAAATAGGATATTTAATATTGGCTATCTGTGTTGCTGGAGCCTGTTTAACTACTTCAATAGGACTGATTGTTACTGTTGCAGAATATTTCAGTGGACTTATGAAGGTATCTTATCAAAAATTAGTAGTGATAACAACAATAATAGGTTTCATATTTGCAATGTTTGGAGTAAATAAGATAGTTATTATATCGGTTCCAGTCTTAGTATTCCTATATCCTATAAGTATAGCTCTAATATTATTGAACTTCTTCCGTATAAAAAATGCTAATGTATTCAAGGGAGTAGTTTTAGTATCAGGACTTGTAGGGTTATATGAAGGAATTTCAGTAACTGGAATTGCTATGCCAGAAGTATTTACAAATATATATAATTCTTTACCATTGGTAAATTTAGGATTACCTTGGTTAGTACCAGCTTTAGTGGTTGGAATAGTATGTAACTTTATAAAAAGTGAAAAATAATATAAGAATAGTTGAATTAATTTTAAAGAAACTGCTGCGATGTCCATTATTGTTGAGGGAGCATTTCGGAGCTCACGAAACACTAATGGCTATCAGGCAGTTTATTATAAGTAGAATCAACTATTCTTAATATTAGTAGAGAGATAGAGAGAAGGAAGATTGGAGGAAAAAATGGCTAATGTATATGACGTGTTAAAAGAAAGAGGATATTTAAAACAACTTACACATGAAGAAGAAATAAAAGAACTTCTTGAAAAAGAGAAGGTTACTTTCTATATAGGATTTGACCCAACAGCAGACAGCTTACATGTTGGGCACTTCATAGCTATGATGTTCATGGCACATATGCAACAACATGGGCACAGACCAATAGCTTTAGCTGGTGGTGGAACAGGAATGATAGGGGACCCAAGTGGTAGATCTGATATGAGAACTATGATGACTGTTGAAACTATAGACCATAATGTTGAATGTATAAAGAAACAAATGCAAAAGTTTATAGATTTTTCTGATGGAAAGGCTATACTTGAAAACAATGCAAATTGGCTAAGAAATTTAAACTATATAGATTTCTTAAGAGATATAGGGGAACATTTTTCAGTCAATAGAATGCTTGCAGCAGAATGCTATAAGTCAAGAATGGAAAATGGACTATCTTTCTTAGAATTTAACTATATGATAATGCAAGGATATGACTTCTATGTTTTAAATAAAAAATATAATTGTACTATGCAATTAGGTGGAGATGACCAATGGTCTAATATGATAGCAGGAGTGGAGTTAATAAGAAGAAAAGATAGAAGACAAGCTTATGCTATGACTTGTACTTTACTAACTAATAGTGAAGGAAAGAAAATGGGAAAAACTGCTAAGGGAGCATTGTGGTTAGATCCTAAAAAGACAACACCTTACGAATTTTACCAATATTGGAGAAATATTGATGACCAAGATGTTGAAAACTGTCTAGCACTTTTAACTTTCTTACCTATGGACGAGGTTAGAAGATTAGGAGCATTAAAAGATGCTGCAATAAATGAAGCTAAAAAAGTTCTAGCTTATGAAGTAACAAAAATTATCCACGGAGAAGAAGAAGCAACAAAGGCTAAGGAAGCAACAGAAGCTCTATTTGGAAGTGGAAATAATTTAGATAATGCACCTAAAATTGAATTAGGAGCTGAAGATTTTTCAAAAGAACTATTAGATGTTTTAGTAGATAGAAAAATTCTAAAGACTAAGAGTGAAGGAAGAAGACTTATAGAACAAAATGGAATGTCTTTAAATGATGAGAAAATAACTGATGTTAAATTCACTTTAAATGAAAATACTTTAGGACTTTTAAAATTAGGTAAAAAGAAATTCTATAATATTGTAAAAAAATAAGAATATAAAGTAGGCTGTTGCAAATTCATAAAAAGTAAAAAATAGTTCGTTACTGAGTAAATTTCTTAACGATAAAAAATCAAGAATTCGCTGCAAATCAGGAAACTCGTTACACTCAAACACTCCTGCATTTGCTCGGCTCATTCTATTTGATTTTTTATCTAAAATTTCCATTCGTAACTCACTTATTTTTTACTTTAAGATTGAACTTTTAATTTTGCAACAGCCTCTTTTTATTAGGTATTTTATAGTTATGATATAATTTTGAGGTCAATAAGGAGGTATGCAAATGAATGATGATACATTTATTTTTTTAGATGAATTTTTAGATACTGAGTTATATATTTTTTTAAATAGATGCAAAGAAGAAATTTTAAAATTTGTATGGAAAGATAAAAATATTGAAATTATAGGAAAGTATCAAGAAAAACTAGAAAGTTGCTACAATACAGAATTACAAATAGAAGTTCCCTTTAATTTGGCTGAAATAGGGTATGATGCAGTTGTTTATAGGTT harbors:
- the brnQ gene encoding branched-chain amino acid transport system II carrier protein translates to MYNMIDVVTAGFALFAMLFGAGNLIFPPMLGYELGSNWGVAAIGFILTGVGIPLMGIIASANAGKDLDSFSNKVSPLFAKFYGIALILSIGPLLALPRTGATAYEVTFFHAGFTTSTFKYVYLIVYFLLALLFSLKSSEVVDRVGKILTPILLIVLFIILVKGVFFNSSTIAEKVYELPFKKGFVEGYQTMDALAAIVFSTVILNAIRGKTKLTEKQEFSYLLKVGLIAALGLTIVYAGLTYIGATFGGTELVAGAEKTDLLVKISINLLGKIGYLILAICVAGACLTTSIGLIVTVAEYFSGLMKVSYQKLVVITTIIGFIFAMFGVNKIVIISVPVLVFLYPISIALILLNFFRIKNANVFKGVVLVSGLVGLYEGISVTGIAMPEVFTNIYNSLPLVNLGLPWLVPALVVGIVCNFIKSEK
- a CDS encoding glucosaminidase domain-containing protein; the encoded protein is MKKYLLAVVFLCLSILSYSNDTEALDQDTNTGIITQAKDFAKVKGKSKKQIFIDTLIPTIEKIRTKIAEDKEYVKTLIEKEILTAEEKLYLEEMYTKYRVKSKSKTELVHKMVVPPTSFILGQASLESGWGNSKLAKEGNNLFAVRSSLRDPEKTVYLGPNQYYKRYESLEESLMDYVMTLSRHSSYSNLRKAINNGEQTIVLIKHLGNYSEMKNLYEQRLTQIITKNNLFKYDN
- a CDS encoding ABC transporter permease; translation: MVEVVDKNNKVKNFILDNSVPILILIMVAIMFPLSGLSGDYLVREMIERISRNLFLILSLLIPIVAGMGLNFGIVLGAMGGQLALILVTNWHIMGLQGVFLAMILSMPFSILLGYVGGVILNRAKGKEMITSMILGYFINGVYQLVVLYSMGKIIPVSDRTLLLSSGRGIKNTVDLTEISKAVDNAIPLKIFGYDIPVLTLLFIVGLCFFIIWFRKTKLGQDMRAVGQDMEVSKSAGIEVNKVRIYSIVISTVLAGIGQVIYLQNLGTINTYNSHEQIGMFSVAALLIGGASVARATIPNAIGGVILFHTMFVVAPRAGKELMGSSQIGEYFRVFISYGIIALVLIIYEWRRKKEKEREREKAIGF
- the tyrS gene encoding tyrosine--tRNA ligase — translated: MANVYDVLKERGYLKQLTHEEEIKELLEKEKVTFYIGFDPTADSLHVGHFIAMMFMAHMQQHGHRPIALAGGGTGMIGDPSGRSDMRTMMTVETIDHNVECIKKQMQKFIDFSDGKAILENNANWLRNLNYIDFLRDIGEHFSVNRMLAAECYKSRMENGLSFLEFNYMIMQGYDFYVLNKKYNCTMQLGGDDQWSNMIAGVELIRRKDRRQAYAMTCTLLTNSEGKKMGKTAKGALWLDPKKTTPYEFYQYWRNIDDQDVENCLALLTFLPMDEVRRLGALKDAAINEAKKVLAYEVTKIIHGEEEATKAKEATEALFGSGNNLDNAPKIELGAEDFSKELLDVLVDRKILKTKSEGRRLIEQNGMSLNDEKITDVKFTLNENTLGLLKLGKKKFYNIVKK
- a CDS encoding pyridoxamine 5'-phosphate oxidase family protein, whose protein sequence is MEAKKEFLRMINECDEIALATSIHDMPNVRIVNYYYDQDNNIMYFATYKGREKISEFWKNNNVAFTTIPTKKGVREQVRARGHVRESEKTIIDLREEFSNKMSDFADIIDKYSEELKVYEIRFTEATVTLDSRTYEKISL
- a CDS encoding YARHG domain-containing protein — protein: MKNREYYTNGNLKAEYERNERGEKEGYELLYYESGVLRAEYHYKAGKLHGVTKEYYENGNLVAEGNYRNGMLEGLSRIYYESGKLKAESSYKNDALDGLCKMYYESGQVKAEYYYRDGSLEKTISSPKDNADVKAVDNKEFFDVDYEDGQLNLKLDLNTLLKSNLSKKDICKISYEDNELKLKIYDEDTKETKQIPIDKEKNVKAVQEEVKKSETKKVEAKKEEPKVQNLVSPKKETKKDELEIPSFLKSRYEDELGSEPEIKEAEPEAKRIFDPENDLDILEMVKTKREEKPELKFAKETEKKPKIKKIIKKIDSEEDEIADIRSILDTSDIDTEEEIVRNRGNKVNKGKKKSSTVTVAPPPSRKKDSLEDQKKSVLKMIFFTLFLLAIGILFYFLYQKFTSEDTESLILDKKGTVAEADATEETDEESGADTEGTPEEVAAEAKKEETKEETKAETETKEKEVTKDTKEKENAKAKEETKKEDKKEEVAKSSDSSDIKKIDEVISQVMDKKNPDYLLKFNSEELALIRNTLYARRGLKYTKGKYKDYFEGKSWYKPSVTSGKDLLPEKEERLVEIIRKYEKKAKK
- a CDS encoding GNAT family N-acetyltransferase; the encoded protein is MELVHIENPNFEIMQKIIELEESAFEGAGNVDLWIIKALIRYGMVFVVKEGDKIVCIVEYMQIFNKKSLFLYGISTLKEYRHKGYANFILNETEKILKDLGYTEIELTVAPENQIAIDLYKKHGYKQESFLKDEYGTGVDRFMMKKIL
- the putP gene encoding sodium/proline symporter PutP, with amino-acid sequence MASYEIFITFGIYLVFLMAIGVYFYSKTTTHESYVLGDRGVGYWVTAMSAQASDMSGWLLLGLPGAVYTSGLTEIWVVIGLALGTYLNWKFVAPALRVQTEKYNSLTVPSFISQKLNDNKGYIRTFSAIVILFFFTIYSASGLVASGKLFDSLLGIDYKWGVLIGGGTIIVYTFLGGYLATCWTDFFQGCLMFFAIIVVPVAAYYSGGGIDGISTAMEAKDISLNIFKYTKVWSLPIIISGLGWGLGYFGQPHIIVRFMSIDSADELWKSRLIAMIWVFISLLGAIAVGITGIGVFSDISQMGGDAEKVFIFLIHKLFNPWMAGILFAAILSAIMSTISSQLLVSSNTLTEDFYKHIVKREKTHKEMIWVGRLCVIVIFVIASVLAMNPSSKVLELVSYAWAGFGGVFSPVILFTLYKKDLHWKTVLASMIIATITVIAWKTSGLSNTIYEMVPAFVINSISIYLLEKFKVFGNNEK
- a CDS encoding arsenate reductase family protein; its protein translation is MKDIIFFCYPRCSTCQKAKKWLEENSIKFTERDIVKDKPTEKELKEFFKKSGKELKKFFNTSGILYRELELKDKLPEMTEDEMIKLLATDGKLVKRPMIVTKDFVLNGFKEEEWKEKLKK
- a CDS encoding DUF6672 family protein, with amino-acid sequence MKHTLKVAIIVLILVVISVILFVTGKRHDILIENNSMAGIKYSINGEPYKTLDAGKKALGISKGIGNVIFIKTADNKVIEKELPSKDINLFINQAINNSDDWYKENVK